The region tcaaaaattgtaACCAAAGTGACATTATAAGCCCCCAAGATATTTTAGTTGACCATTTTGGCAATTAAATCAAGTTGAAAGCCACCAAGAAACATACAGTTTTAAATGATTAATTCTCCTATGCCGGAATTGGTATTTCAGCCCATCCATGGGGCATCGCCTTGATCTGGGAGCTTATAATGTCACTTTTATCACAAGTCACAATTTTTGACTTTACTTATTGGTTCATCAGCTACGCCAAAACAACAGTTGACTCACACTCATTTCTGATTTCCGAAAAGATGGCGTGTCATTCAATATATTTCATTGGCGGCACTTTACCAGTAATTTATGATAAAAGGTGATTGAACAGTGTTTATTATGTCCAAATCGTCTTCATATATTTTCGGGCTCAACTCCATTGGACAGTTCAAATACCTTTGTCTTTTAATAGCATCAACACCGCAAATCTGCTTGTTCCTTCAATAGCGCCGCATAAATAGCTGACTTAAATCAAACTacttactttaaaattagtctTTGATGTGTCCACACCCAAATCCTCTTCATATGTTGTCGGGCCCAACTCCATGGTACAGTTCAAATTGCCTTGGTCTTTCAATAGCATCTATAGCAAAAGTCTATTCGTTCCTTCAATAGCGCCGCCTAAGCAACTGTCTTAgatcaaagactaactttaaagttagtctttgattgGTCTATGTTCAAAGTCCCTTCAAATGTTTTCGGCCTCAACTTCAATTTACAGTTCCAACTAGCTTTGTCTATCAGTAACATCAATAACACCAAAgtacttgctccttcaagagcGCCGCGACAACAACTGACTTTAATCAAAGACTATCTTTtaacgtatattcagggaaccgctctacctgggcgaacaatttctgctcagaggctaGCGAGTCATTTTTAGGTAATCTGTGTtccttctgttttgtttttgcaaagattgtgATTCATGTCTTgtattgttaaaaaaagaaaacaataccaacaaaaacagtcatttttagagtctaaattttttgtatcaaaccttttcttttttgtcaaagatttggaaaaagaaattaagcaaaaatatttatgtttgtgttattttcctgTAAAATAGTACTACTATTTATAAGCCTAGTTGGAATGAAACTTCAACTCTCATGATTTACACTTCCTTCATGAatctgttcaaaaaaaaaaaaaaaaaaaaagaagttatattGTCTTaagcaaaaacataatttaattatatCATTTTACTCTTGTATAATTACTTTTaatctgttattatttttgattgataTAATCATATTAGTTACCATTGATCAGCCTAGTCGGGATTGGAACCTCCGCCACCGCAATTTGAAGGCGTCGCTTTCTGATTTCCGAAAAGATGGCGTGTCATTCACTATATTTCATTGGCGGCACTTTACCAGTTATTTATGATAAAAGGTGATTGAACAATGTATTTATGGCCAATTCGTCTTCATATATTTTCGGGCTCAACTCCATTGGACAGTTCAAATACCTTTGTCTTTCCATTTTTTGAatcaaaccttttcttttttgtcaaagatttgaaaaaagaaattaagcaaaaatatttaagtttgtGTTCATAGCATTATAACTTTCTGAACAGAAAGTTTCGAGCATTTGCTTTGATAGCCCTGAAAAGGGCTGTTTGATACTGCAGGATAACTTATTGCACACATTACTTTTTAGCTGGTTTCTTAGCTACTGACTTTTTAGATGCTACTTTCTTGGCGGGAGCTTTCTTGACTGACGGCCCCTTCTTGGGTGTCGATTTCTTTGCTGCTACTGCTTTTTTGGCAACAGTGGGTTTCTTGAAAACCTTTACAGGTTTCTTGCTACCAGCCATTGGCTTGGTAGCCTTTTTGGCTGAAGTTGACTTTTTCACTGCAATAGGTTTGGTTGTTTTCTTGACTGAAGTTTTGTTAGCTTTGGGCTTGGCAGGCTTTACAGCCTTGGAATTTTCGGCCTTGACAGGCTTTGCAAGCTTGAAAGAACCAGTTACGCCAGTACCTTTGGGATTTATAACAATTCCATTTGCAAGGCAACGCTTCAAAGCTTGCTTAAGATGCATATTCACAACTTTGGCATCATTACCAACCTGGAAATTGGCcattatgtatttgagaatgGCCTGACGGCTAGATCCCCCACGTTCTTTCAGGTCAGCAATGGATTTGGTGATCATTTCCGTGTATTTTGGGTGGTTTGCTGGTGCCTTGACCTTTTTATCCCCTTTAGGTTTTGCAGCCTTAGCTGGTTTTGGAGcctttgctttcttttccttcttggcTGGTGTAGCCATGCTCTGGGATTCTACAGATGCTGGTGTCACTTCAGCTTCAatttcagacattttcaattcttctctACTTTTCTCTGTCACTGTCACTAGTGCGACTAAATATCGAATACATGCTCCATTTTTCATAAGTCTTACAATTATATTTCGGGAACCGCCGTACCCGGGTTAACATTTCTCTGTGTGCGCGAGCTAAGGAATTTGGGCCAtgcttgtgtttgtttgaaatGGCTTTATTCGAATTTTTGACTAGGAGGTAAGCTTTTGAGGAACGAAACCTATACTAAAGGATGGACAGGTCATTTTTCTATagttagacatttttttcattgcttcatCCATTGTAATTTGCCAGCAAAGGGGCAGAGAATAGTGGAAATCCGTCAAAACTAGTGTTCAATTTCAATAAACACCTTTTTGCTAGGAATTTAGATCCACGATgtccactttttattttttattagtgaaatccAGTACAAGTGCTTTCAGACAATGTAACATACATGCATGTGTCTTTGCAAAATCGCATTGAAATTAATTCCGAAACTCCAACTAAAAACACAGAAGATAAAGCAATAAGAAACGACACCTAAATTGGAGGCTCAAAGTGTCAAACTCGTAttccaatgaaaatgaatttcatttaattctaatattatatttaaaaagacaagaaTTACGGTTTACGGTTTCCGAAATGCcaaggaaggggggggggaagtggaAATGaaccgtttttatttgttttaatcacaGCCTATATAAAAGTTCAATATACATACCAcctaaaactaaattatttgtAACCTGAGAAATGTCCCTTTTTGCACTatatttttgagtttgtttaatatcgaacaaaagaaatcacaaatttgcctaatcttaaaaaaaaagaagtatatgacacatttacaatcattatatttatatgaataagTAAGTATGGAATGTCTGCCTTTTATATTTTGGTATTGAAATCTCTATTCGTGGTAGTACAAGGAGGATATAAGGAGGCTTTTAAAAACAAGCATCTctagatttgtttttctttgttttttttttttttttttttttttttttttttatatcagaaTCCCTTTAGCACGACATTGTTCAGCCAAAGATGAGTCAAAGGAACtcggatgcattttttttttttttttcttttttcgaaacaAAGGCTTTAATAaaaggcattaaaacttaacaaagtTTAATATACGTTCTACACAAAAAAGGAATTGTTTTAAACGGGAAAAATGTCCCTTTCTACAGTATATTGTCGagttttagtttaaaaacaaacattagaaatcataaataaataaaaaaaaaatcgcaaaaggctaaaacacaaatttgcaaagtttttgcaaaagttaaaaacacataacgAATTGTTGCTATATAATCGCAAATAAAttcacttttatttgtttcgatCTCAGGCTAtctgaaacttttaatatacGTTTCCACTTataaaggaattattttaaacGGGAAAAATGTCCCTTTCTACAGTGTATTTTCGagtttttgcttaaaaacaaacattagaaaatcaaagataaaaaaaaaaaaaaaaaaaaaccgcaaCGACCAGCTAAATAAATTCATACTTGTTTATTAACTGCAAATAACTAATGCAATACTTTTGTCCAAAGTGTAAGGTCCAGCGGCAATTTAGCAAGAGTAGGAACACATTTATTCCTCCGTTCCTACTATCTTCATTCAAACATGAAAGAATAGGCTTATGCCGTTAAATAGCAACAGTTATTTCTTTGAAGAATTCCATGGTGAGAATACGCAACTTTATTCAAATATGCAATGAAAAGCTAAATACAGTAAAATAGCAAtggaaaatttgtttgcatATTTCTAAACAGATATAGCACctgaaacgaaaaaaagaaaagtatttaccaaaatattagaGGCACAACaaagaaaaggctcaaaaacTTGAGCTAGAAAGTGTTTAAAAAGATTTggtggcctttaaaaaggccgTTGGGTAGGGGGACAGTTGAAAACGCATTAACCACCAAAGCCATACAATGTACGACCTTGACGCTTCAGAGCGTAGACTACATCCATTGCAGTTACTGTCTTTCTCTTGGCATGTTCTGTGTAGGTGACAGCATCACGAATAACATTTTCgagaaaaactttaagaacacctctggtttcctcgtaaattaggccagatatacgttttacaccACCGCGGCGAGCCAGTCTTCTGATAGCTGGCTTTGTAATACCCTGGATATTGTCACGAAGAACTTTGCGATGACGTTTTGCGCCTCCTTTTCCAAGCCCCTTTCCTCCTTTTCCTCTTCCTGTCATATTGAATTCGATAGCGTCGTCAACAGCtgtaaagtttttgtcaaactaaGGAATTTTCTTCAATGCCCGCTTTAATTTATACCGCTAAGTGCTTTCCCGACAAACTCTAGCTCTGTCGCGCGGCTGATGCTCCGTATAAATAAAGCCACTAGGCATTGGTTCCTTTGTTCATTCTTTTAAAGAGAGGCAAACTATTATTATGGCTAGGACGAAACAAACTGCGAGAAAATCAACGGGCGGAAAGGCACCTAGAAAGCAGCttgcgaccaaggcagcacgtaagtcggctcctgctaccggAGGGGTAaaaaaaccacacagatacaggcccggaaccgtagccctgagagaaattcgtcgctatcaaaagagtaccgaactcttaataaggaaattgccctttcagagacttgtgcgagagattgcccaggatttcaaaactgacttgagGTTCCAGAGTTCGGCTGTGATGGCACTACAAGAAGCCAGCGAGGCCTATTTAGTTGGACTTTTTGAGGATACCAACTTGTGTGCTATTCACGCCAAGAGGGTGACCATCATGCCCAAAGATATTCAACTTGCCCGTCGAATCCGTGGCGAGAGAGCTTAAGTACCCTAGTTCACCGCAATTGCATCTTAACCAACGGCCCTTTTAAGGGCCACTAAAtggtttaaacaaaacaggCGAAATTACATTAAACAGCGTAGTGtttggtgaaaaaaagaaggtatgACTCGAGGAGgcagaattattttaaaaatgagttATAAGATTCGGCGTGACATTAAACAAGATTCAAACTATCTAATGAAAAGGAAAggcaattagccatggcttgatgcccacaactattcgattttaattcaaaatcaacggacataaaaaaaaacaaaaaactctacgggcaaaataaccaaaaaaaaaaaaaaaggtcgaaattatttcagatatacgtcaaattattgtaaaaatgaGTCATGGATTCAGCGTAGCATTCAACAAGATCCAAAACatctaatgaaaagaaaacaccCGAAAAGCCAATTTAGGCCAgcctaataaatccaaaaaaatgAACAGCTCCCAATGGGGGCCCACGGACCCTTAAAAATGTTTACCGATGGAATGTCATGAAAAAGTCGAGGCCCCCTAATCTATTCTCTTTAACTATTCGCCGATAGATATTACTTTCTATACAATAAGGAAATTGAGACCTGCCTTCGAAACAGGGaacctttttattgtttttgaattgtgGTTTAGCATGGGTTCTTGCTTACCCAAGATTTCGCAAATCAAAGCCAGGAGTAATGAAAGCAATTTGAGAGTAGAGCATTTGAAATAAGGTGTTAGCCCTTAAAAGGGCTGTTTGGGAGGGCCCGGCTGATTGGGCGCTAATAGAGGGGAGAAACCCCCTTATTTGGAGCTTGTGTACTTTGTTACAGCTTTAGTGCCTTCACTAACAGCGTGCTTGGCAAGTTCTCCGGGTAGGAGCAGCCTCACAGCAGTTTGAACCTCTCTGCTAGTGATGGTGGACCTCTTGTTGTAGTGAGCTAGACGAGAGGCTTCCGCAGCAATCCTTTCAAAGATATCATTGACAAAGCTATTCATGATGCTCATTGCCTTGCTAGAAACACCAGTGTCGGGATGCACTTGCTTGAGAACTTTGTAAATGTAAATGGCGTAGCTTTCCTTCCTCTTTCGTTTCCTTTTCTTATCAGTTTTACTGATATTTTTCTGCGCCTTACCAGCTTTCTTTGCTGCTTTTCCTGAAGTTTTTGGAGCCATGGTTAAGTGATACCTTAACGAAGTCTAATTGTCAAATGAATAGCGTTTACAAACTTGGACCCGTTTATATACCAACTAGAGTTCGCGCACAATTCTTTTATCAGAGGAACTCAGTTCGCTAGCCGGAGTATAAATTGTTTGCGCTTTCAAGAATAgacatcattttcaatttgttcgtTATTAAGAAGAGTCCAAGTGAATTTTGTAATCTAGAAACCATGTCAGGAAGAGGAAAAGGTGGAAAAGTGAAGGGAAAGGCAAAGTCCCGTTCAAACAGGGCAGGTCTCCAATTCCCAGTGGGAAGGATCCACCGTCTTCTAAGAAAGGGCAACTATGCGGAGCGAGTTGGTGCAGGGGCACCCGTTTACCTTGCAGCGGTGATGGAGTATTTGGCTGCCGAGGTCCTTGAGCTTGCTGGTAATGCTGCAcgagataacaaaaaaactcgTATCATTCCTCGTCACCTTCAGCTAGCCATTAGAAACGATGAAGAACTGAACAAGCTACTGTCGGGGGTTACCATTGCCCAAGGAGGCGTTTTGCCCAATATTCAAGCAGTCCTTCTACCAAAGAAGACTGAAAAACCGGCAAAGGCCTAAATGAATCTAATTTTAGCTCCAAGACCTACCCCAAATTAACCAACAGCCCTTTTAAGGGCTACAAATTGATTGAATCACTCTATAGCATGTAACCACCCCGGGAAAGGAAAAAGCTATGAAATTAAGGATGCTAAAAATGTGAATAGGAAAACTTTCACAATTATCTAGTAACAAAGGGCAAGAATTTACTGGAGGCGGGGGagatattttccttaaaaatcgTTAAATTATACCCCAACATAATCTAAATATATATTCGAGGCTTGCccttttgtttcaattaatacAGTTTGCTTTCACATTCATCTCGTTACAAAGCATAAGAATTTATTGAAGGAAAGGAAGCTCATTTTCACCTTAAAATCCAATAGATTATACACAAAAATCGAggaaactgtttttaaaaatgaccGAGAGCCAATTCAAAGACCCTCTAATTCGACTGATCTAAACTAGCCTAGGAAGCCATAGGGTAGTCATCTCAAAGGTAGAAACATTTTGGGGGGCTTGTCGATCTGTTTCAGAAGgaatgaaggtttttttttttttttttttaagaaaaaggaattaataaacatattttgattctttttaaaatatttgtcaaCCTTGGTCCATGACTCTAAAATTTggcatttaatttcttttcagtttgtgGAGCAACAattattttgttacaaaatctCTCAGCCAACGGCCATACCACGTTGAAAGTACCCAGTCTCGTCAGATCCTGGAAGTCACACAACGTCGGGCCCGGTCAGTACTTGGATGGGTGACCGCCTGGGAACACCGGGTGCTGTTggcatcttttctttttttaatttttttttattattatgattcttttttttcaaactaaaataatatCCTTTAACAAACTCGGTTCCTTATTCTAATAGCGCCAAGCTGATTAtatcttttataagaaaaaagaagagactaAGTTGGACATCTCCTTGATTTCCATCTATCGGTAATAAATAAATGCGAGTCAACTGTTTTGGTTTAGCTGATAAGCCACTAAATGAAGGCTAAAATTGAACAaagccacaacacttgactcacatttatctaagccaataaataaagtcaaaaattgtaACCAAAGTGACATTATAAGCCCCCAAGATATTTTAGTTGACCATTTTGGCAATTAAATCAAGTTGAAAGCCACCAAGAAACATACAGTTTTAAATGATTAATTCTCCTATGCCGGAATTGGTATTTCAGCCCATCCATGGGGCATCGCCTTGATCTGGGAGCTTATAATGTCACTTTTATCACAAGTCACAATTTTTGACTTTACTTATTGGTTCATCAGCTACGCCAAAACAACAGTTGACTCACACTCATTTCTGATTTCCGAAAAGATGGCGTGTCATTCAATATATTTCATTGGCGGCACTTTACCAGTAATTTATGATAAAAGGTGATTGAACAGTGTTTATTATGTCCAAATCGTCTTCATATATTTTCGGGCTCAACTCCATTGGACAGTTCAAATACCTTTGTCTTTTAATAGCATCAACACCGCAAATCTGCTTGTTCCTTCAATAGCGCCGCATAAATAGCTGACTTAAATCAAACTacttactttaaaattagtctTTGATGTGTCCACACCCAAATCCTCTTCATATGTTGTCGGGCCCAACTCCATGGTACAGTTCAAATTGCCTTGGTCTTTCAATAGCATCTATAGCAAAAGTCTATTCGTTCCTTCAATAGCGCCGCCTAAGCAACTGTCTTAgatcaaagactaactttaaagttagtctttgattgGTCTATGTTCAAAGTCCCTTCAAATGTTTTCGGCCTCAACTTCAATTTACAGTTCCAACTAGCTTTGTCTATCAGTAACATCAATAACACCAAAgtacttgctccttcaagagcGCCGCGACAACAACTGACTTTAATCAAAGACTATCTTTtaacgtatattcagggaaccgctctacctgggcgaacaatttctgctcagaggctaGCGAGTCATTTTTAGGTAATCTGTGTtccttctgttttgtttttgcaaagattgtgATTCATGTCTTgtattgttaaaaaaagaaaacaataccaacaaaaacagtcatttttagagtctaaattttttgtatcaaaccttttcttttttgtcaaagatttggaaaaagaaattaagcaaaaatatttatgtttgtgttattttcctgTAAAATAGTACTACTATTTATAAGCCTAGTTGGAATGAAACTTCAACTCTCATGATTTACACTTCCTTCATGAatctgttcaaaaaaaaaaaaaaaaaaaaagaagttatattGTCTTaagcaaaaacataatttaattatatCATTTTACTCTTGTATAATTACTTTTaatctgttattatttttgattgataTAATCATATTAGTTACCATTGATCAGCCTAGTCGGGATTGGAACCTCCGCCACCGCAATTTGAAGGCGTCGCTTTCTGATTTCCGAAAAGATGGCGTGTCATTCACTATATTTCATTGGCGGCACTTTACCAGTTATTTATGATAAAAGGTGATTGAACAATGTATTTATGGCCAATTCGTCTTCATATATTTTCGGGCTCAACTCCATTGGACAGTTCAAATACCTTTGTCTTTCCATTTTTTGAatcaaaccttttcttttttgtcaaagatttgaaaaaagaaattaagcaaaaatatttaagtttgtGTTTATAGCATTATAACTTTCTGAACAGAAAGTTTCGAGCATTTGCTTTGATAGCCCTGAAAAGGGCTGTTTGATACTGCAGGATAACTTATTGCACACATTACTTTTTAGCTGGTTTCTTAGCTACTGACTTTTTAGATGCTACTTTCTTGGCGGGAGCTTTCTTGACTGACGGCCCCTTCTTGGGTGTCGATTTCTTTGCTGCTACTGCTTTTTTGGCAACAGTGGGTTTCTTGAAAACCTTTACAGGTTTCTTGCTACCAGCCATTGGCTTGGTAGCCTTTTTGGCTGAAGTTGACTTTTTCACTGCAATAGGTTTGGTTGTTTTCTTGACTGAAGTTTTCTTAGCTTTGGGCTTGGCAGGCTTTACAGCCTTGGAATTTTCGGCCTTGACAGGCTTTGCAAGCTTGAAAGAACCAGTTACGCCAGTACCTTTGGGATTTATAACAATTCCATTTGCAAGGCAACGCTTCAAAGCTTGCTTAAGATGCATATTCACAACTTTGGCATCATTACCAACCTGGAAATTGGCcattatgtatttgagaatgGCCTGACGGCTAGATCCCCCACGTTCTTTCAGGTCAGCAATGGATTTGGTGATCATTTCCGTGTATTTTGGGTGGTTTGCTGGTGCCTTGACCTTTTTATCCCCTTTGGGTTTTGCAGCCTTAGCTGGTTTTGGAGcctttgctttcttttccttcttggcTGGTGTAGCCATGCTCTGGGATTCTACAGATGCTGGTGTCACTTCAGCTTCAatttcagacattttcaattcttctctACTTTTCTCTGTCACTGTCACTAGTGCGACTAAATATCGAATACATGCTCCATTTTTCATAAGTCTTACAATTATATTTCGGGAACCGCCGTACCCGGGTTAACATTTCTCTGTGTGCGCGAGCTAAGGAATTTGGGCCAtgcttgtgtttgtttgaaatGGCTTTATTCGAATTTTTGACTAGGAGGTAAGCTTTTGAGGAACGAAACCTATACTAAAGGATGGACAGGTCATTTTTCTATagttagacatttttttcattgcttcatCCATTGTAATTTGCCAGCAAAGGGGCAGAGAATAGTCCAAATCCGTCAAAACTAGTGTTCAATTTCAATAAACACCTTTTTGCTAGGAATTTAGATCCACGATgtccactttttattttttattagtgaaatccAGTACAAGTGCTTTCAGACAATGTAACATACATGCATGTGTCTTTGCAAAATCGCATTGAAATTAATTCCGAAACTCCAACTAAAAACACAGAAGATAAAGCAATAAGAAACGANNNNNNNNNNNNNNNNNNNNNNNNNNNNNNNNNNNNNNNNNNNNNNNNNNNNNNNNNNNNNNNNNNNNNNNNNNNNNNNNNNNNNNNNNNNNNNNNNNNNA is a window of Artemia franciscana chromosome 7, ASM3288406v1, whole genome shotgun sequence DNA encoding:
- the LOC136029056 gene encoding histone H1-delta-like is translated as MKNGACIRYLVALVTVTEKSREELKMSEIEAEVTPASVESQSMATPAKKEKKAKAPKPAKAAKPKGDKKVKAPANHPKYTEMITKSIADLKERGGSSRQAILKYIMANFQVGNDAKVVNMHLKQALKRCLANGIVINPKGTGVTGSFKLAKPVKAENSKAVKPAKPKANKTSVKKTTKPIAVKKSTSAKKATKPMAGSKKPVKVFKKPTVAKKAVAAKKSTPKKGPSVKKAPAKKVASKKSVAKKPAKK
- the LOC136029060 gene encoding histone H4 is translated as MTGRGKGGKGLGKGGAKRHRKVLRDNIQGITKPAIRRLARRGGVKRISGLIYEETRGVLKVFLENVIRDAVTYTEHAKRKTVTAMDVVYALKRQGRTLYGFGG
- the LOC136029644 gene encoding histone H3 translates to MARTKQTARKSTGGKAPRKQLATKAARKSAPATGGVKKPHRYRPGTVALREIRRYQKSTELLIRKLPFQRLVREIAQDFKTDLRFQSSAVMALQEASEAYLVGLFEDTNLCAIHAKRVTIMPKDIQLARRIRGERA
- the LOC136029057 gene encoding histone H2B — its product is MAPKTSGKAAKKAGKAQKNISKTDKKRKRKRKESYAIYIYKVLKQVHPDTGVSSKAMSIMNSFVNDIFERIAAEASRLAHYNKRSTITSREVQTAVRLLLPGELAKHAVSEGTKAVTKYTSSK
- the LOC136029645 gene encoding histone H2A, which codes for MSGRGKGGKVKGKAKSRSNRAGLQFPVGRIHRLLRKGNYAERVGAGAPVYLAAVMEYLAAEVLELAGNAARDNKKTRIIPRHLQLAIRNDEELNKLLSGVTIAQGGVLPNIQAVLLPKKTEKPAKA
- the LOC136029061 gene encoding histone H1-delta-like, which encodes MKNGACIRYLVALVTVTEKSREELKMSEIEAEVTPASVESQSMATPAKKEKKAKAPKPAKAAKPKGDKKVKAPANHPKYTEMITKSIADLKERGGSSRQAILKYIMANFQVGNDAKVVNMHLKQALKRCLANGIVINPKGTGVTGSFKLAKPVKAENSKAVKPAKPKAKKTSVKKTTKPIAVKKSTSAKKATKPMAGSKKPVKVFKKPTVAKKAVAAKKSTPKKGPSVKKAPAKKVASKKSVAKKPAKK